Proteins encoded together in one Undibacterium sp. CCC3.4 window:
- a CDS encoding methyltransferase, producing MEVINEEGVCVVELRSAIQTEFSRLSTDLVGFWKTKTISSAVELKIFESLPAAVEKIALNCGLKLDLTKRLLRALGELNLLEYSRGVWSVTAKGAYLQQAHPMTLADAAIEYEQYLSPMWNGLSDAIRGNDKWHAPDIFNQVALDGERTLPHHRMLQSYALHDYAPLPEVLNLDSITHLIDAGGGTGSLTKYLAQRYESLKISLFDLPEVIDHARNLIGIHEQIEFHGGDLFQPWGLHADAVLLARVLHDWDDQAALAILQRARSTLPIGGRIFIVEMLLLEDEMSGGLCDLHLLMATGGRERTLSGYRLLLESAGFYFHESVKLNSLPTVLVGVAK from the coding sequence TTGGAAGTTATTAATGAGGAGGGCGTTTGTGTAGTTGAACTCCGATCTGCGATTCAAACTGAATTTTCCAGACTGTCTACAGACCTGGTCGGTTTTTGGAAAACTAAAACGATTTCTTCCGCTGTTGAGTTGAAAATATTTGAATCTCTTCCGGCAGCGGTTGAAAAAATAGCGCTTAATTGTGGATTAAAACTTGATCTTACAAAACGCTTACTGCGAGCTCTCGGGGAGTTAAATCTTCTTGAATATTCACGTGGGGTTTGGAGTGTAACGGCTAAAGGAGCTTATTTACAGCAAGCGCATCCAATGACTTTGGCTGATGCAGCGATTGAGTATGAACAGTATCTTTCACCTATGTGGAATGGATTGTCGGATGCAATTCGTGGCAACGATAAATGGCATGCGCCAGATATATTTAATCAGGTAGCCCTTGATGGTGAACGTACATTGCCACACCATCGAATGCTGCAGAGTTATGCTCTTCATGATTATGCACCTTTACCTGAAGTCTTGAATCTGGATTCCATTACACATTTGATTGATGCAGGTGGCGGAACCGGATCGCTGACCAAATATTTGGCCCAACGATACGAGTCCTTGAAAATATCTCTGTTTGATTTACCTGAAGTGATTGATCATGCTCGAAATTTGATTGGAATTCATGAGCAAATAGAGTTTCATGGCGGAGATTTATTTCAACCATGGGGGTTACATGCAGATGCTGTTTTATTGGCTCGAGTTTTACATGATTGGGATGATCAGGCTGCTTTGGCAATTCTTCAACGGGCGCGCTCAACTTTGCCAATAGGCGGGCGTATTTTTATTGTAGAGATGTTGTTGCTCGAAGACGAAATGTCGGGAGGGCTGTGTGATCTTCATCTCTTGATGGCGACCGGTGGGCGAGAACGTACATTGAGTGGTTATAGACTTTTACTTGAGTCGGCAGGTTTTTATTTTCATGAGTCAGTAAAACTTAACTCACTTCCAACAGTTCTTGTCGGAGTCGCAAAGTGA
- a CDS encoding histidine phosphatase family protein, producing MSEDIRYQIPHSTIHWISEAPKNIPIVVLLRHSVRDDLPPNDVGYGLPITANGKQLSHELGAIFGNRLRSLHTSPLVRCIQTAESIQTGAISTLPINSDRLLGDPGVFVIDGKLAFTNWKELGHEGVMDHLVKRDTSLPGIANADSAARFLVQHMLASSLNRPGFHVFVTHDSLVTATAARMLGVPYGIEDWPLFLEAAFFWQEENSVFSAYRDVCRSHHTFPLCHFDDVDVIEFARREIAQALGSDCAARFFLAGGAFKSLLTGMPPRDLDVWAASNQDRDILLTTLVQRGAIQLSSTTFSERFQIGNRILEIPFHTESRTLSSLLDGFDIGLSAIGVEFEFGREYRVLIHPMAKISVLRKEILLIKPLPNWKYALTTLERMHRYQMELRFRIPNEEVDAIWNVFDSQDSTMKQGMVDRYKRTSVLDCCLIEEVEARRS from the coding sequence GTGAGTGAGGATATTCGATATCAGATTCCACATTCGACAATTCATTGGATCTCAGAAGCTCCGAAAAACATTCCGATTGTCGTACTTCTTCGACATTCGGTGCGTGATGACTTGCCACCCAATGATGTGGGATATGGATTGCCGATTACCGCTAACGGCAAACAGCTTTCGCATGAGTTAGGCGCTATTTTTGGTAATCGACTACGATCACTTCATACTAGTCCACTTGTCCGCTGCATCCAGACTGCTGAGTCAATTCAGACTGGGGCTATCAGTACTTTACCGATTAATTCTGACCGGTTACTAGGTGATCCAGGTGTATTTGTTATTGACGGAAAATTGGCGTTTACGAATTGGAAAGAGCTTGGCCATGAGGGTGTCATGGATCACTTGGTAAAGCGGGACACATCTTTACCAGGAATAGCAAATGCTGATTCGGCAGCAAGATTTTTGGTTCAGCATATGCTTGCGTCGTCATTGAATCGCCCCGGGTTTCATGTTTTTGTTACGCATGATTCTCTTGTTACTGCGACTGCTGCAAGAATGCTTGGGGTGCCTTATGGAATTGAAGACTGGCCACTGTTCTTGGAAGCAGCTTTTTTTTGGCAAGAAGAAAACAGTGTTTTTTCAGCTTATAGGGACGTCTGCAGGTCACACCATACATTTCCGTTATGTCATTTTGATGATGTAGATGTCATTGAGTTTGCTCGTCGTGAAATTGCGCAGGCATTAGGGAGTGATTGCGCAGCGCGTTTTTTTCTTGCTGGGGGTGCTTTTAAATCTCTTCTAACGGGCATGCCTCCTCGAGATCTTGATGTATGGGCGGCTTCAAATCAGGATCGAGATATTTTACTAACCACTTTGGTTCAACGTGGTGCAATTCAACTCAGTAGTACTACTTTTTCTGAACGATTTCAAATCGGCAATCGAATATTGGAGATTCCATTTCATACTGAATCTAGAACCTTAAGTAGTCTTCTCGATGGTTTTGACATCGGGCTATCAGCAATCGGTGTTGAGTTCGAATTTGGGCGAGAGTATCGTGTGTTGATTCATCCAATGGCTAAGATATCGGTTTTACGGAAAGAAATATTATTAATAAAACCTTTGCCCAATTGGAAGTATGCGTTGACGACACTTGAACGCATGCATCGTTATCAAATGGAACTGCGTTTCCGTATTCCTAATGAGGAAGTGGATGCTATTTGGAATGTATTTGATTCACAAGACTCCACGATGAAACAAGGTATGGTTGACCGCTATAAACGTACAAGCGTCCTCGATTGTTGTCTGATTGAGGAGGTTGAGGCTCGACGTAGTTAA
- a CDS encoding IS3 family transposase (programmed frameshift): MSENKRKIFSGAQKAKVAVEAIKGEKTINQIAQEFGVHPTQVSQWKKELLENAGSLFEGKRGPKPASTQNDPDRLYAKIGQLNMELDWLKKKFRDQPVTERLQWVEPLSALSIATQCRLVSVTRSVVYDKKKRLQEEINPFDSLLLQLLDEEYTRHPFYGTRRMTHYLRDCGHAVNRKRVQRLMQQLGLAGMAPGPNTSKAHPQNKIYPYLLRGIDVTRPNMVWSTDITFIRLPRGFVYLVAIVDWYSRKVLSWRLSNTMDAGFCVDCLEEAIKWYGTPEIFNTDQGAQFTSQAFTGLLLRNGIKISMDGRGRALDNIFVERLWRSVKYEEVYLKKHESMPELVIGLANYFMFYNAERKHQSLGYQTPETVYRSGVGGGAKIVNKFGTELPDSKMIEKKSTVVM; encoded by the exons ATGAGTGAAAATAAGAGAAAAATATTTAGCGGCGCACAAAAAGCCAAGGTAGCAGTTGAGGCAATCAAAGGCGAAAAGACGATCAATCAGATCGCCCAAGAGTTCGGGGTGCATCCGACGCAGGTTAGCCAGTGGAAGAAAGAATTACTGGAAAATGCAGGCAGTCTGTTTGAAGGTAAGCGCGGTCCGAAACCGGCCAGCACACAGAACGACCCAGACCGTCTCTATGCCAAAATTGGGCAACTGAATATGGAACTCGATTGGCTTAAAAAAAAGT TCAGGGATCAGCCTGTAACGGAACGATTGCAGTGGGTAGAGCCGCTCTCTGCCCTTTCAATCGCCACACAATGCCGTCTCGTTTCAGTCACGCGCTCGGTCGTGTACGACAAGAAAAAGCGCTTGCAAGAAGAGATCAATCCGTTTGATAGTTTGCTGTTGCAATTGCTTGACGAGGAATACACCAGACATCCATTTTACGGCACGCGACGCATGACGCATTACTTGCGAGACTGTGGCCATGCAGTGAACCGCAAGCGCGTACAGAGGCTGATGCAGCAACTGGGATTGGCAGGTATGGCCCCAGGCCCCAACACCAGTAAAGCGCATCCGCAGAACAAGATTTACCCGTACTTACTGAGAGGTATCGATGTCACTCGACCAAATATGGTCTGGAGTACAGACATCACATTCATCAGGCTGCCGCGGGGTTTTGTGTATCTGGTGGCGATCGTTGACTGGTATAGCCGGAAGGTGCTGTCTTGGCGGTTGTCGAACACGATGGATGCGGGGTTTTGCGTGGACTGCTTGGAAGAAGCCATAAAATGGTATGGAACGCCGGAGATTTTTAATACCGATCAGGGTGCGCAGTTTACCAGCCAGGCCTTTACTGGGCTGCTGCTTAGAAACGGCATCAAAATCAGTATGGACGGTCGCGGTCGGGCGTTGGATAATATTTTTGTTGAGCGTCTATGGCGCAGTGTGAAATATGAAGAAGTGTATTTGAAAAAGCATGAAAGTATGCCGGAGTTGGTGATCGGCTTGGCGAACTATTTTATGTTCTACAACGCTGAACGTAAACATCAATCATTGGGTTATCAAACGCCGGAAACCGTGTATCGATCAGGCGTGGGCGGCGGTGCCAAGATCGTAAACAAATTTGGTACTGAACTGCCTGATTCAAAAATGATAGAAAAGAAAAGCACGGTAGTGATGTAG
- a CDS encoding IS3 family transposase (programmed frameshift), with protein sequence MSRIPNERKQAILIKMLAPDAPSIVSMSKQEGISEATLYNWRTKLRQQGRPVPTTDRNNEQWTAQAKFAIIVETAALNEADLALYCRGKGLYPAQVKTWRELAVAAQNGQPVAQAEQQKTTHSYQKKIKELQREVDRKNKALAEAAALLVLPKKAARPVGRGRGRMTALSDRQELIVPIRVACDQGARLFKACEVAEISRNDWYRWQKNGAVVDDARPLAERPVPANKLSQDEQEEILSVCNSARFGSLPPTQIVPILADERRYLASESTMYRILKAHSLLYRRGRAAAPRKVNKPTTHHATAPNQVWSWNITFLPTKTKGLFYKLYLIEDIFSRYPVGWEVHGEESGELAAELLQKTVMGQGCMTTPLVLHSDNGAPMKSYTLKAKMEELKVSPSHSRPRVSNDNPFSESLFRTMKYWPQWPQAGFASIEEARRWVQRFIQWYSHEHRHSGIQFVTPAERHQGRDQVILAQRKAVYEIARAKRPERWRGDTRNWTWVDQVSLNPDREEVQKK encoded by the exons ATGTCTCGCATACCAAACGAACGCAAGCAGGCTATTTTGATTAAAATGTTGGCCCCGGATGCCCCTTCCATTGTCAGCATGTCGAAGCAGGAAGGCATTTCTGAAGCCACACTTTATAACTGGCGTACAAAACTACGTCAGCAAGGACGCCCTGTGCCAACAACTGACCGCAACAATGAGCAATGGACTGCCCAAGCCAAGTTCGCCATCATTGTAGAAACCGCCGCACTCAATGAAGCCGATCTGGCACTATATTGTCGTGGCAAAGGACTTTACCCAGCACAAGTCAAGACCTGGCGAGAACTGGCCGTGGCAGCGCAAAATGGACAGCCAGTAGCCCAAGCTGAACAACAAAAAACGACGCACTCCTATCAGAAAAAAATCAAAGAATTACAACGCGAAGTAGACCGTAAAAATAAGGCGCTGGCAGAAGCAGCAGCGTTATTGGTGCTGC CAAAAAAAGCTGCGCGCCCTGTGGGACGAGGGCGAGGACGAATGACTGCATTGAGCGACCGGCAGGAATTGATCGTGCCGATTCGGGTCGCGTGCGACCAAGGGGCGCGCTTGTTTAAAGCTTGCGAGGTCGCAGAAATTTCGCGCAATGACTGGTATCGCTGGCAGAAGAATGGGGCTGTGGTTGATGATGCGCGCCCTTTGGCGGAGCGTCCTGTACCGGCCAACAAGCTTAGCCAAGATGAGCAGGAGGAAATTCTGAGTGTCTGTAACAGCGCGCGTTTCGGCAGCTTGCCGCCGACGCAAATCGTCCCTATCCTCGCAGACGAGCGACGTTACCTGGCCTCCGAATCGACCATGTATCGGATTCTGAAAGCGCACTCGCTGCTGTATCGGCGAGGCCGTGCAGCGGCACCACGTAAGGTGAATAAACCAACGACGCATCATGCTACCGCACCAAATCAGGTATGGTCATGGAACATTACTTTTTTACCGACAAAAACAAAAGGCCTGTTTTACAAACTGTATTTAATCGAGGATATATTCAGTCGTTACCCGGTCGGATGGGAAGTTCACGGCGAAGAAAGCGGTGAACTGGCGGCAGAATTATTGCAAAAAACGGTGATGGGACAAGGCTGTATGACTACGCCATTGGTGCTGCATTCGGATAATGGCGCACCGATGAAAAGCTATACATTGAAAGCCAAAATGGAAGAACTGAAGGTGAGTCCATCGCATAGCCGACCACGAGTCAGTAACGACAACCCGTTCTCAGAATCCTTATTCCGCACGATGAAATACTGGCCGCAATGGCCGCAGGCCGGATTTGCCAGTATTGAAGAAGCACGGCGTTGGGTGCAGCGTTTTATTCAGTGGTACAGCCACGAGCATCGGCATAGTGGCATTCAGTTCGTGACGCCAGCAGAACGCCATCAGGGACGTGATCAAGTGATTCTGGCACAGCGCAAAGCAGTCTATGAAATCGCCCGTGCAAAGCGACCGGAACGCTGGCGAGGTGATACGCGAAACTGGACTTGGGTTGATCAGGTCAGTCTCAATCCTGATCGTGAGGAAGTCCAAAAAAAATGA
- a CDS encoding IS3 family transposase (programmed frameshift) produces MRMYSPERKEAAQRRMMPPENMPISALARETGITEQTLYTWRRQLKNQGIVVPGNGKNSAQWSSEDKFAVVLETATMSMAEQAEYCRRKGLFLEQIKEWRQACIGANANAAEAAKSQREQSKGDQKRIRALEKELNRKEKALAEVAALLVLRKKAPRRSGGQIGRLISIPDRLLCVELIREAVASGSRLNCACRELDICVRTFQRWVCDGDAAVVADRRTTNVRAAPANKIKADEIVHILKVLNTAEFASLPPSQIVPTLADRGDYLASESTIYRILKANKMQHHRGRAKQPSTRVVTSHCATGPNQVWSWDITWLPAQIQGKYYYWYMILDVFSRKIVGHEVHEAESAELASMLIRRTSLAEGLAGRPLVLHSDNGSSMKGATMLATLENLGIAASFSRPRVSNDKPFAESLFHTCKYRPDYPTKPFDNVEAAQTWMLQFVRWYNQVHKHSGLKFVTPEQRHNGTAVKILQHRDSVYVEAKRRRPERWAQHTRNWTLHDHVWLNPERAQTEEMKQAA; encoded by the exons ATGCGCATGTACTCACCAGAACGAAAAGAAGCCGCTCAGCGGCGTATGATGCCCCCAGAAAATATGCCGATATCGGCACTCGCACGCGAAACAGGGATCACCGAACAAACGCTTTATACTTGGCGTCGTCAGCTTAAAAATCAGGGAATAGTCGTGCCAGGTAATGGAAAAAATAGTGCGCAATGGAGCTCAGAAGATAAATTCGCGGTCGTACTGGAAACAGCAACGATGAGCATGGCGGAACAGGCTGAGTATTGCCGCCGTAAAGGCCTGTTCCTTGAACAAATCAAAGAGTGGCGTCAAGCATGCATAGGCGCGAATGCGAACGCTGCAGAAGCCGCTAAAAGCCAGCGCGAGCAAAGCAAAGGCGATCAAAAACGTATCCGGGCCTTAGAGAAAGAATTGAATCGCAAGGAGAAAGCCTTAGCTGAAGTAGCCGCTTTGCTGGTCTTAAGAAAAAAAGC GCCCAGGCGATCTGGGGGGCAAATCGGAAGACTGATTAGTATCCCAGATCGCCTGTTATGTGTGGAATTGATTCGCGAAGCGGTCGCCTCCGGTTCTCGCCTCAATTGCGCTTGTAGGGAACTCGATATCTGCGTCCGTACCTTCCAACGATGGGTGTGTGATGGCGATGCCGCCGTCGTAGCCGACAGGCGTACTACCAACGTTCGAGCGGCACCGGCGAACAAGATAAAAGCCGACGAAATTGTCCATATTCTGAAGGTGTTGAATACGGCTGAGTTTGCTAGCCTTCCGCCAAGCCAGATCGTTCCTACCTTGGCAGATCGAGGCGACTATTTGGCCTCTGAATCGACGATTTACCGGATATTGAAAGCGAATAAAATGCAGCACCACCGTGGACGTGCGAAGCAACCATCAACTAGAGTCGTGACTAGTCATTGTGCGACAGGCCCCAACCAGGTTTGGTCTTGGGATATCACGTGGTTGCCTGCACAAATTCAGGGTAAATATTATTACTGGTACATGATCTTAGATGTGTTTAGCAGGAAGATCGTTGGGCATGAAGTGCATGAAGCTGAATCTGCTGAATTGGCATCGATGTTAATCCGTCGGACCAGTTTGGCAGAGGGATTGGCGGGGCGTCCATTGGTACTACACTCGGATAACGGCAGCTCGATGAAGGGAGCCACGATGCTTGCTACGTTGGAGAATTTAGGTATCGCCGCGTCCTTTAGTCGTCCGCGTGTTTCGAATGATAAGCCATTCGCAGAATCGCTCTTCCATACTTGCAAATATCGGCCCGATTATCCGACAAAGCCGTTCGACAATGTCGAGGCCGCGCAGACTTGGATGCTCCAGTTTGTTAGATGGTACAACCAAGTGCATAAGCACAGTGGATTGAAGTTTGTAACGCCGGAACAGCGGCATAACGGAACGGCTGTGAAAATATTGCAGCATCGGGATAGCGTCTATGTTGAGGCGAAACGTCGACGTCCCGAACGCTGGGCTCAACATACGAGAAACTGGACTTTACATGATCACGTTTGGCTCAACCCAGAACGGGCTCAAACGGAAGAAATGAAGCAGGCGGCTTGA